One part of the Drosophila teissieri strain GT53w chromosome 3R, Prin_Dtei_1.1, whole genome shotgun sequence genome encodes these proteins:
- the LOC122621609 gene encoding filamin-A isoform X9 — MPSGKVDKPVIQDNRDGTVSVKYDPREEGSHELVVKYNGEPVQGSPFKFHVDSITSGYVTAYGPGLTHGVTGEPANFTISTKGASAGGLTMAVEGPSKADINYHDNKDGTVSVQYLPTAPGEYQVSVRFGDKHIKGSPYFAKITGEGRKRNQISVGSCSEVTMPGDITDDDLRALNASIQAPSGLEEPCFLKRMPTGNIGISFTPREIGEHLVSVKRLGKHINNSPFKVTVCEREVGDAKKVKVSGAGLKEGQTHADNIFSVDTRNAGFGGLSVSIEGPSKAEIQCTDKDDGTLNISYKPTEPGYYIVNLKFADHHVEGSPFTVKVAGEGSNRKREKIQRERDAVPITEIGSQCKLTFKMPGITSFDLAACVTSPSNVTEDAEIQEVEDGLYAVHFVPKELGVHTVSVRYSEMHIPGSPFQFTVGPLRDSGSHLVKAGGSGLERGVVGEAAEFNVWTREAGGGSLAISVEGPSKADIEFKDRKDGSCDVSYKVTEPGEYRVGLKFNDRHIPDSPFKVYVSPDAGDAHKLEVQQFPQGNIQADAPYQFMVRKNGAKGELDAKIVAPSGTDDDCFIQVIDGEMYSVRFYPRENGIHAIHVKFNGVHIPDSPFRIKVGKDVADPAAVHASGNGLDEVKTGHKADFIINTCNAGVGTLAVSIDGPSKVAMDCTEVEEGYKVRYTPLLPGEHYITVKYNNMHIVGSPFKVNATGDKLADEGAQETSTVIVETVQKVAKGGKNTGVHLPTFKSDASKVVSKGMGLKKAYIGKQNQFSISATDAGNNILYVGMYGPKGPCEEFHVKHAGHNNYNVQYLVRDRGQYVLLIKWGEEHIPGSPFQIDV, encoded by the exons ATGCCGAGCGGTAAAGTAGACAAACCCGTGATCCAGGATAACCGTGATGGTACCGTCTCGGTGAAGTACGATCCCCGTGAGGAGGGATCCCACGAGCTCGTGGTCAAATACAACGGAGAACCCGTGCagg GATCTCCCTTCAAATTCCACGTTGACTCGATCACCTCCGGCTATGTGACTGCCTATGGACCCGGCCTGACCCACGGAGTCACCGGTGAGCCGGCCAACTTTACCATCTCCACCAAGGGAGCCAGCGCCGGTGGCCTGACCATGGCCGTCGAAGGACCCAGCAAGGCTGAC ATCAACTACCATGACAACAAAGACGGCACTGTTTCCGTGCAATACCTGCCCACCGCTCCTGGCGAGTACCAGGTGTCCGTTCGCTTCGGCGACAAGCACATCAAGGGTTCGCCGTACTTTGCCAAGATCACCGGCGAGGGTCGCAAGCGCAACCAGATCTCGGTTGGCTCCTGCTCCGAGGTGACCATGCCCGGCGACATTACCGATGACGATCTGCGCGCCTTGAACGCCTCGATCCAGGCGCCCAGTGGCCTGGAGGAGCCCTGCTTCCTGAAGCGCATGCCCACTGGCAACATTGGCATCTCCTTTACGCCCCGCGAGATTGGCGAGCACCTGGTGTCGGTGAAGCGTCTGGGCAAGCACATCAACAACTCACCTTTTAAGGTGACTGTCTGCGAGCGCGAGGTGGGCGACGCCAAGAAGGTCAAGGTTAGCGGAGCTGGCCTTAAGGAGGGTCAAACCCATGCTGACAATATCTTCTCCGTGGACACGAGGAACGCCGGCTTCGGTGGTCTTTCGGTCTCCATTGAGGGTCCCAGCAAGGCTGAGATCCAGTGCACGGATAAGGATGACGGTACCCTCAACATCTCGTACAAGCCCACGGAGCCGGGCTACTACATTGTTAACCTGAAGTTCGCCGATCACCACGTGGAGGGTTCACCTTTCACCGTGAAGGTGGCAGGCGAGGGCAGCAACCGCAAGCGCGAGAAGATCCAGCGGGAGCGTGATGCTGTTCCAATCACGGAAATTGGCAGCCAGTGCAAGTTGACATTCAAGATGCCCGGCATTACCTCGTTCGATCTGGCCGCCTGCGTCACCTCTCCCAGCAACGTGACCGAGGATGCGGAGATccaggaggtggaggatgGCCTCTACGCAGTGCACTTTGTGCCCAAGGAGTTGGGAGTGCACACGGTGTCGGTGCGCTACTCCGAGATGCACATACCCGGATCACCGTTCCAGTTCACCGTGGGACCACTGCGCGACTCCGGCAGCCATCTTGTTAAGGCTGGAGGTTCTGGCCTGGAGCGAGGCGTTGTCGGAGAGGCGGCCGAGTTCAATGTGTGGACCCGCGAAGCAGGCGGCGGTTCCCTGGCCATTTCCGTGGAGGGTCCTAGCAAGGCTGATATCGAGTTTAAGGATCGCAAGGACGGCAGCTGCGATGTGTCGTACAAGGTCACTGAACCAGGAGAGTACCGCGTGGGCCTGAAATTCAACGATCGCCACATACCCGACTCACCCTTCAAGGTGTACGTCTCCCCGGATGCAGGCGATGCCCACAAGCTGGAGGTTCAGCAGTTCCCGCAGGGCAACATCCAGGCGGACGCTCCCTACCAGTTCATGGTGCGCAAGAACGGTGCCAAGGGTGAGCTGGACGCCAAGATTGTGGCTCCATCCGGAACGGACGATGATTGCTTCATCCAGGTGATCGACGGCGAGATGTACTCGGTGCGTTTCTATCCACGCGAGAACGGAATCCACGCCATCCACGTCAAGTTCAACGGCGTCCACATACCCGACTCTCCATTCAGGATCAAGGTGGGCAAGGATGTGGCCGATCCGGCTGCTGTGCACGCCAGCGGCAATGGATTGGACGAAGTGAAGACTGGACACAAGGCCGACTTCATCATCAATACCTGCAACGCCGGCGTTGGCACGTTGGCCGTCTCCATCGATGGACCCTCCAAGGTGGCCATGGACTGCACAGAGGTTGAAGAGGGCTACAAGGTCCGCTACACCCCTCTGCTGCCCGGCGAGCACTACATCACGGTCAAGTACAACAACATGCACATCGTGGGCTCGCCATTCAAGGTGAACGCTACCGGCGACAAATTGGCGGATGAGGGCGCCCAGGAGACGTCCACGGTGATCGTGGAGACAGTGCAGAAGGTGGCCAAGGGAGGCAAGAACACGGGCGTCCATCTGCCCACCTTCAAGTCGGACGCCAGCAAAGTGGTGTCCAAGGGTATGGGCCTGAAGAAGGCCTACATTGGCAAGCAGAACCAGTTCAGCATCAGTGCCACCGATGCGG GCAACAACATCCTGTACGTGGGAATGTACGGACCAAAGGGGCCCTGCGAGGAGTTCCACGTGAAGCACGCTGGCCACAACAACTATAATGTGCAGTACCTGGTGCGCGACCGCGGCCAGTACGTGCTCCTAATCAAGTGGGGCGAGGAGCATATACCCGGCTCCCCATTCCAGATCGATGTGTAG